The genomic stretch GTTACTATTCTTAaagttgaaacaaaggaacttcacATCACAATGGTTAAAAACTTACTATATTCTTAAGTTCTTTAAGCAGTTCTAGTGATGGGACCCAAAGATTTTAATACCTCAAACGTGCATATagccaattctttctttaaatacttcctaaaGGGGAAGACAACATATCAAAGCACATTTTCAATGATTAAATTTGTtggaatattaaatatcaaaaactaTTTGGTTAATAAAGTCCAAGAAAAGACTgagattatgtttttttattattattttcattgagttctacatttttccctgctccccttcatacctctccactccccttcaaccctctcccaaggtccccatgctcccaatttactcaggagatcttgtctttttctacttcccatgtagattagatctatgtatgtcactcttagggtcctcattgttgtctaggttctctgagattgatttgtgagctggttttctttactttatgtttacaaaccacctatgagtgtgtatatgtgataattgtctttctgtatctgggttacctcactcaaaatgatgttttctagctccattcatttgcctgcaaaattcaagatatcattatttttctctgttttatagtactccattgtgtcaatgtaccacattttccttatccattctttggtcaaggggcatttcagttgtttccaggttctggttatgacaaacaatgctgctatgaacatagttgagcacatgtccttgtggcatgattgagcatcctttgaatagatacccaaaagtggtattactgggtcttgaggaaggatgtttcctaattttctgagaaattgccacattgacaaTGAGGGCAGTTTTGTTCTCTGATTACTATCTATGTGCATCTATATCCATCTCCTCCTACAACCCTAGGGTCTTTTCTATGTTGCCTAAGCTGCCCTTAAAATTGCAATCCTTCTATCTCTCACCTGTCTCTGaaactgggataacaggcatatgCCCTTGAACCTGACTGTATTAATCTTAGAATAGAtgctatattatttttgtaataataataaaggtacaaaagtccagcaaaatgaaaaatagactaaATTAGAAACAACTGTGTTACAGAATTCTTTTCTGTATATTAACTTATATGACACTTTCTttaccctcatctctctccctctccctctttctcccccaccccaaaacagggtttacctatatatagctttggctagcctggagctctatcttgggggtggggggaagaagggaaaaacatcaagaaaggtCTAGATTAGACAGATTCCTGATTAGTGTGGTGGTCCAGAACTAGGAAGgtacagacagaagaaatgagtgttcaaggccatcccaggCTATATACTAAGACCCAACTTAAATAACAAggactagagatgtagctcagtagcagacTGGAGGCCCTGAGTTAGGTCTATAACAATGCTCAAATTTTAGTGGCCAAAGTAAGAGTACAaagaattttctctctgttctctgtgtctaaATGATCTAGAGCATCAATTTCACATAGTGTTCCTAAAAtcatgcacattttttaaactcaaagattaaaaataaaatataaagactaccaaaaacatagaaaatacaaaatcagtcCATTAAATTAGGCAAAAATAGATACACCAACCACAAAAAGGTTTAAACAAAAAACCAGTTACCTATAAGAATAAATTGCATGCCAAGGGTAAGAATAATGTTGTTTTGATGGGGAATCTCTGttagccaatgatctttaagagggtGGACCAGGATAGAgagtgaccttttgggtacctggagaaaaccactggcctgcccagggttctctctgtggttcccatgtTACACAGCTGATgctggacttctcgttcctgttttgtgagtttgccccttataataaagaaaaaatataattggtatatcttggagttagcctgggattctttgacccATGTCCTTCAACAATTGGCTTGGGGACCATTACATCCACTTTTTAGGACCCACGCAACTCCACCCAGCCACCACTGGATCACACGTAGGTATTTGGGCACTGATCCTCCTTGTGCATGGCTCTATAGCAATCTCTGGCCTCAGTGGCATCCCAGAGCTGCTCTGGGTCTGGCTTCCCGGGCACGTTGCAAAGGCacaggtggggtgtggggttccCTGGATGTCTCTGTTGGCATTGCTGCCTTCCTGTCCCTCCAGTACCCATGCTGCGGCCACAGAGGGATCTTTGTGGAGTACAGGGTTTGTGATTTGTACTGATGGAATgctctggattttctctttatcctcgTCACCAACTCTCAAAATCACTTTGATCACTTTTATAACTGATCCTAAATTAAGCATATCTTTCAGTAACTAATGGGTTAAAACCAATTTGAAAAGTCCTTGGCTAGGATTTTCCTACCAGGCAAATACaactgcgacacctgctggccGGTAACAGTTATTGCACATACTTCAATTCGATATACCTTATGACaggtgagatttatttatttttttttttatttcaaatgctgtttttatcttttaacaCATTGCACAActggttttaaacatttttgaacCGACATGTATTATTTGGGAACATTTGGAAGGGACGAAGGTTTTTCAAAATGAATTGAAGTAACTTCACTGAAATCTAGGACCTTATGAATAACCTTAGAAATTACACAAATCATTCCGTGCCGCTCTTCTTTTGGCATATTCAGGATATCAACTCATCCTTAACAAACACAGAGCTGGAttgttcactgttttcttttacataaagCTCATCAACTACCGTAGAACTTCCAaaagttgctttaattttttttcctcttaaggaAAGTCACTAAATTCAGATCTTCCACATCTTTGAGGTAACCCTTACTTGTTCTACTGGCTCATTTAAACTGAATTTCTGTATCTAACAGTTACGCTTAgcatttaaatttgaaaacatattttttaaaagctcagAAAACATTGAGCAACTAAAATCCATTTGCAGCTTTACAAGtttgaatgaaaaacaaaacaatcaaattaCTACTGGAAGACTTGCTCGTGACCCTGGCATTGGAACGTCGGTTAAAAGCAAACCAAACGGCcagctgtggcttttttttttctggaaaaaacaatgaaaaacactCATAAACCACTTCAGCCACACAAACTCCTCTTATCAAGTGATTTGATAGATACATAAGGAAAAGTCCCACAAACTGAACCTTTCTGCTAAACTCATTCACGCCCGGGTAAACAATAAGCAAAGTCCAACATTTCCATTTTCAGCTTACCATTAATTGAAGcctgaaggagacaaaagtaCCTCAGGGCCAAATGAAGTTAGACTCAATGAAACCTAAGTCTCTTGGTTGTCCCGAGGAGGTATTCTTCCGTCCGTAAGCCTGTCCCCCAAAGAAGACACACATAACagtcggaaaacaaaacaaccaaaatgagGCAGGATTGGAAGGGACGAATTTCAATATTTAAGTAAATCTTGGAAGAAAATAAACCAGCCAAGGAAAATGCAAGTGTTCCTACTGAGAAATGCCATAGCTGTTCCAGCTTTCCCAGGATCTGCAGGTGTCAAGCATGGCAGAAACATGGCGCGTAGAGCCGAGGTCCGTGGCTGCTGGAAACTTTTAGAACAGGCGCGGCGCCATGGCAGCGGCGGAGGTGCCCGCGGCCTCGATGGGCTTCACTGAGTTGTAGTGCTCCCCGAACTCACAGGCGTAGTGCAGATAGACCAGTGTGATCGGCTTCCGGGTGTACTCCTCCCCGATCACAATGGTGGGCGAGTTGGCCTGTATCACCTCGATGGGGGTCTGCAGGACATGCGACATGGCTCTCAATTCCAGCTGGCCACCCCACAATGACCTGTGCACGATGTCATCGCAGTACCTCAGGAAGTCCTCACGGGTGTAGAAGTTGCCGGCCTCGGGTTCCGTGAAGAAAGGTAAGAAGTCATCAATGTGTTTCTTCATATAGTAGGCCGTGCGGTAGCGCAGGCTCTCCACAGTCACCGAGAACACCAGCTGGTCTTGGATGGCACGGTACATGCAATGGCCGTCGGCAGGGATGGGCTTCATCTCCAGACTTCTAGCCGCCAAAATGGCAGcgaccttttcttcctcctcgcGGCGGTAGGCGGCCTGCTCTTCGCTCTGGGCCACTGGGATCCTCTGCGGGCGTTGTCTCTGCAGGTTAGCTCTTCGCTCACGCCTTTTCCGGGCCTTCGATGGGCGTGGGGGCACATTTTCAAGGTTCATCTTTTTGAGGTTGGCTGCAATCGACTCCACGCTGGTGTCAGGCTCTTCTTgaaatctctccagttcctgacGGTGCCTCTGCTCCATCTCGGCCCTGAGACGGGCAGTATCAGCAAACACCTGCTTTCTTCTGTTCCTGTCATTTTTCGGGACAGAACTTTCGAGGGCCTGGATGTGAGCTTGCAGCTCTCTTTTTTCGCGATAATGGCGGCGGATCACCCGTTGGAATTCGGTCTCGGGGTCATCCATTATCGCAGTGGAAGGCGAGAATTGTAGTTGGAAGGAAGCTGGAACAGTTCAAATCACCAGACCGCCTCACAGAACCGCCGTCCGAGGGACCAGACCGCCTCACAGAACTGCTGCCCTAGGGACCAGACCGCCTCACAGAACCGCTGCCCGAGGAAGCTGTGGCACTCTCgacaggtgagatttataatGTCAACATAACAAGTAATTTATCAATACAAGACAACAGCTTTTTAACTTATACCATGTATGGTATtatgcaaggcttatgtgatttccaTCCTACATCCCTATATTTCATTCCAGGGATTagctttgtatttcatattttcacctttaaaaatggtttgataactaatgagccatgaatgaggcactttaagactgataatgaccagctgaaaggaaaaatcggcactctggagaaggatacaaccaatttgaTGGCCCAAACCCAGTCAATGATGGAGGgtgaagagacactgtctgaGAGAATTCAAGCTGTTGAATGTATTAAGCAAAATCTGTTAAACAGTTAGGATAGATTGATGGATAGAGTGTCTGTCCATGAAGGTAATatgtatgccataaaaattatgtccaagatCCAGAGTAAGCGATCTCCACTGAAACAGGTACTGGGGAGTAACCGCTGAGCAAgcgagccagagccagagactgctgagagtCCCAACGTGaacctgggaccttcaagggagtagacctaagccaggatccctgtgggtctcagcatgagttcctaggacctcccaggaactaggcctgagccaggacctctgccagtctaggCGCgcatctgggacctccaagggagtaggcaggaaccagagatctcttggggccaggcatgagtctgggacgtcagagggagtaggccttagccaggacctctgtgggcctGGGCATTGTTCTGGAACATCAAAGGCAATAGGCAGAGACCTGGAACCTCTGCGGGTCCAaccatgagtctgggacctctgagggagtaagcttgagctaggtcctctgctgttctgggtgcacccaagcctgggaacgCTGAGTCAGTAGACCagaaacctttgcaggaccaactccaggCAAGGGACATCtacaggaggggatccagaccaggatttacagaaacaggtaaaagccagcaacctagtaggcctgagacaacaaactccaagggagcagagaaaaacacaggagcactgagctatctccaggaacacagagtaaccaatgggtaaactagaactgtggcactgactgtaccacaaggaacaaccatctgagctttggattctttagcacctaaaagattaatcaacagaatctcagacagccccaaccacatctattagaggaaaagatgagtagaaaaggtaaggtCACATGCTACAGCAGAAATagcaacacaataccagtaaacCTGAAGACCctacaacaacaagacttgaacaaccaaataaagataaagcagaagaaaatgacctaaaaataatttcaaaagaatgtttaaaactcttaaagaggaaatgagaagttccctcaaagaaatggaggaaaggacaaacaaaatttggaagacatcagcaaatccctcagggaaaaacaagaaaaggaaatcaaacatatgaaagaaactattcaagacttaaaaactgaaatagagacaataaagaaaatacaagctgtgggaattatagaaacagaaatcatgagaaacgatcaggaaccacaaaagcaagcatgaacagcagaatacaagagatggaagaaagaatctcaagtgctgaagatacagtaCAGGAAATAGagttatcagtcaaagaaaacattaaatctaacaaaagcttaacccaaaataaccaggaaatattggacacaatgaaaagaaattctaagaataggtatagaagaagaagttcaactcaaaggcacataaaatatatatatttaacaaaatcatagaacaaAATGGTCCCAACCTAAAAAacagatatgcctatgaagaaacaaaaagtttaCAGTACACCAAATagactcaattttaaaaaaaagtcctctggccaaataatcaaaacactaaacatctaaagtaaagaaagaatattaagagctgcaaaggaaaaaggccaagtaacatataaaggtagacctatcagaattacacctgacttctcactggagacaatgaaagccataaggttatggtcaagtgttatgctgtcattaagagaccatggatgccagcccagactactatatccagcaaaacttaaAATCACTATAGTAaggcaaaacaagatatttcatgacaaaactagatttcactAATACCTAGCTActaacccagccctacacaaaatactagaaggaaaagtcccacccaaggaagttggctacaccaacaaaaacatagacaattgatggtctcatagcagcaaatcccaaagagaaaaacacacaaattaacattaccaagaatgaaaagtaaactaacaggagacagcaatcactggtcattaatatctaacaaaatagacttcaagctaaaatcagtcaaaaaagataaagaaggtcATTTTTCATATTAGTCCAGGAGACTaataagaagaaatctcaatactgaacatctatgccacaaatacaaggacaccctcatatgtaaaagaaaaacttctaaagtttaaataatatattaaaatcccacacactaatagtgggagactgtaacactccactctcaccacaaaacaggtcagtcagacaaaaaatgaacagagaaataagagaactaacagatgttgtgattcaaatggacttaaaagacataTATAGAATACTCTATcgaaacagaaaagaatacaccttcttctcagcatctcatggaaccttctcaaaaattgaccacatacttggtaacaaaacaaacctcaacaaataaaagaaaattggaataacccaaagTACATTATCAGATAACCAtgttttaaaactagaagtcaagagcaatactaattccagaaaacccacaaacacatggaaattaaacaatgctcacctgaatcattgATGGAACAAGGGAGAAatttaaaacttcctaaaattcaatgaaaatgaccacacaacatacccaaatttatgggacacaatgaaagcagtgttaagtgttcatagcactaaacactTACACGAAGCTGGAAAAagcacactagtgaattaacagaacatttgaaaattttagaactgAAAGAGGTAAACTCAGCTAACATAactagacaggaaataatcaaattgagagctgaaatcaacaaaatagaaacaaagaaaacaatacaaaaaatcggtgagacaaagagttggttcttcaagaaaatcaacaaaacagaaaacctctatccaaactaaccaaaggcagcaaaagaatatccaaattaacaaaatcagaaatgaaaaggaggacataacaacagacatggaggaaacacagaaaatcatcaggtcatattttgaaaacctgtactccataaaattggaaaacttaaaggaaacaattttctggataaatatcacttatgagaattaaatcaagaagagataagcaaattaaacagacctataactgctgaagaaatagaaacagctattaaaagtctcccaaccaaaaaaggcccaggaccaaatagtttcagctcagaattctacaagactttcaaagaagagctaattccaatactcctcaaattattccacacaatagaaacagaaggaacatcgccaaactctttttatgaggctacaattaccctgatacccaaaccatagaaagacattactaagaaggagaattacaggctaatctcactcatgaacattgatgtaaaaatactcaataaaatactggcaaatcgaatccaagaacacatcagaaccatcatccaccatgatcaagttggcttcatcccagagatgcaggaatggttcaacatacagagatctgtcaatctaacccaccatataaaaaaactgaaaaagaaaaaccacatgatcatctcattagatgccgaaaaagcttttgacaaaatacaacatcccttcatgataaaggtcttggagagaacagggatacaaggaacatacctaaacataatatagGCAATAGACAGCATgacaacagccaatatcaaactaattggagagaaactcccagcaattccactgaaatcaggaacaagacaaggctgtccactctctccatatctattcaatataattcttgaggtcctagctagagcaataagacatcaaaaggagatcaaggggatagaaatcagaatagaaaaagaattcaaactctcactgtttgcttatgatatgatagtttacataagcaatcccaaaaattctaccaaagaacttctacgactttcagtaatgtagcaagatacaggattaactcaaaataatcagtagACCTCTtggacacagatgataaaagggctagagaagaaattagagaaacaacagccttcacaatagccacaaatagcataaaatatcttggagtaactctaaacaaaaaagtggaagacttggatgacaggaactttaaatttttgaagaaagaaattgaagaagacaccagaaagtggaaagatctcccatgctcttgggtaagtagaatcttaccaaaagcaatctacagattcaatgcaatgcccagcaaaatcccagcaaaactctttacagacctcgaaagaacagtactcaagttcatatggaaaagcaaaaaacccgggataggcaaaataatcctgtaaaataaaataacttctggaagcatcacagtccctgacttcaaactctactataaagcacagtactgaaaacagcctggaattggcataagaacagacagaaggagcaACAGAAcccaatagaagacccagatattaatgcacactcctttgaacacctgatttttgacaaagaagctaaagttatacaatggaagaaaatatagcatatttaacaaatggtactggtataACTAGAtaacaacatgtagaagaatctaTATCTATtatcatgcacaaagctcaagtccaaatggatcaaagacctcaagataaagccagccacactgagcagtatagaagagaaagtgggaagtacacttgaatacattggcacagaagaccacttcctaaatatagccccagcagcatagatactgagagaaacaataaatggaacctcctgaacctgaagagcttctgtaaagcaaagggtatggtcaacaagaaaaaacgacatcctacagaatgggaaaaaaatcttcacttaaccccacatcagacagaggtctgatctctaaaatagacaaagaactcaagaaattggtcatcaaaagaacacataatccaatttaaaaaaatggattacagacctaaacagagaactctcaacagaggaatctaaaaaagattccatcttttttttttttgtcctccagagaacttagacaacaaacaatgaggacagtaagagaaacttacatagatctaatctacacaggaagtagaaaagacaagatctcctgagtaaattggaagcatggggacttcAGGGGAGGGtggaaagtgggaggggagaaacaggaaggggagcaaagaaaaatgttgagctcaataaaaatcaataaaaaactgtaaaaaaattctGTACAAGGACAGACTTCATACTTTGAAATCTTCAAGGA from Microtus pennsylvanicus isolate mMicPen1 unplaced genomic scaffold, mMicPen1.hap1 Scaffold_65, whole genome shotgun sequence encodes the following:
- the LOC142842380 gene encoding OTU domain-containing protein 6A-like, with the translated sequence MDDPETEFQRVIRRHYREKRELQAHIQALESSVPKNDRNRRKQVFADTARLRAEMEQRHRQELERFQEEPDTSVESIAANLKKMNLENVPPRPSKARKRRERRANLQRQRPQRIPVAQSEEQAAYRREEEEKVAAILAARSLEMKPIPADGHCMYRAIQDQLVFSVTVESLRYRTAYYMKKHIDDFLPFFTEPEAGNFYTREDFLRYCDDIVHRSLWGGQLELRAMSHVLQTPIEVIQANSPTIVIGEEYTRKPITLVYLHYACEFGEHYNSVKPIEAAGTSAAAMAPRLF